In Sphingobium sp. Z007, one DNA window encodes the following:
- the lepA gene encoding translation elongation factor 4 has protein sequence MTDLSLIRNFSIIAHIDHGKSTLADRLIQRTGGLTDREMSAQVLDNMDIEKERGITIKAQTVRLDYVAKDGLTYELNLMDTPGHVDFAYEVSRSLAACEGALLVVDAAQGVEAQTLANVYQSIEHDHEIVPVLNKIDLPAAEPEKVRKEIEDVIGLDASEAVLASAKSGIGIDEILEAIVKKIPPPKGDRNAPLEAMLVDSWYDPYLGVVILVRVVNGVIKKGQAIKFMIGGTEHLIDRVGCMRPKIEQLPELAAGEIGFITAQIKEIAQTRVGDTITTVKNGATKPLPGFKEVQPVVFCGLFPVDANDFDKLRDSISKLRLNDASFSFEMESSAALGFGFRCGFLGLLHLEIIQERLTREYDLDLITTAPSVVYKIQLTYGAGEIELHNPADMPDPTKIAEIEEPWIEAIIYCPDEYLGSILKLCQDRRGIQKNLTYVGGRAQVTYELPLNEVVFDFYDRLKSISRGYASFDYHQIGYREGDLVKMSIMVNSEPVDALSMIVHRGTAESRGRGMCERLKDLIPRHLFKIPIQAAIGGKVIARETIAAMRKDVTAKCYGGDISRKKKLLDKQKEGKKRMREYGSVQIPQEAFIAALRMGDES, from the coding sequence ATGACCGATCTCAGCCTTATTCGCAATTTTTCCATCATCGCCCATATCGACCATGGCAAGTCGACGTTGGCCGACCGCCTGATCCAGCGCACCGGCGGCCTGACCGATCGTGAGATGAGTGCGCAAGTCCTTGATAATATGGACATCGAAAAGGAGCGCGGGATTACCATCAAGGCGCAGACCGTCCGGCTCGACTATGTCGCCAAGGACGGACTGACCTATGAGCTGAACCTGATGGACACGCCGGGCCATGTCGACTTCGCCTATGAAGTGTCACGCTCGCTGGCCGCGTGCGAGGGCGCTCTGCTGGTCGTGGACGCGGCGCAGGGCGTGGAAGCGCAGACATTGGCCAACGTCTACCAGTCGATCGAGCATGATCATGAGATCGTGCCGGTGCTCAACAAGATCGACCTGCCCGCCGCGGAACCGGAAAAGGTGCGAAAGGAAATCGAGGATGTGATCGGTCTCGACGCGTCCGAAGCGGTGCTGGCCAGCGCCAAGTCGGGCATCGGCATCGACGAAATCCTCGAAGCCATCGTCAAGAAAATCCCCCCGCCCAAGGGTGACCGCAACGCCCCGCTGGAGGCCATGCTGGTCGATAGCTGGTACGACCCCTATCTCGGCGTCGTCATCCTGGTGCGCGTGGTCAATGGGGTGATAAAGAAAGGCCAGGCGATCAAGTTCATGATCGGCGGCACCGAACATCTGATCGACCGCGTCGGCTGTATGCGGCCCAAGATCGAGCAACTGCCCGAACTGGCGGCCGGCGAAATCGGCTTTATCACCGCGCAGATCAAGGAAATCGCGCAGACCCGCGTCGGCGACACGATCACCACGGTCAAGAATGGCGCGACCAAGCCGCTGCCGGGCTTCAAGGAAGTGCAGCCGGTGGTGTTCTGCGGTCTTTTCCCGGTCGATGCCAACGACTTCGACAAGCTGCGCGATTCGATCAGCAAGCTGCGCCTGAACGATGCCAGCTTCTCCTTCGAAATGGAGAGCAGCGCGGCGCTGGGCTTCGGCTTCCGCTGCGGGTTCCTGGGCCTCCTCCATCTGGAGATCATCCAGGAGCGGCTGACGCGCGAATATGACCTCGACCTCATCACAACCGCGCCGTCGGTGGTCTATAAGATCCAGTTGACCTATGGCGCGGGCGAGATCGAACTGCACAATCCCGCCGACATGCCCGACCCGACCAAGATCGCCGAGATCGAGGAACCATGGATCGAGGCGATCATCTATTGCCCGGACGAATATCTCGGCTCCATCCTGAAACTTTGCCAGGACCGTCGCGGCATCCAGAAGAACCTGACCTATGTCGGCGGCCGCGCGCAAGTGACCTATGAACTGCCGCTCAACGAAGTCGTGTTTGACTTTTACGATCGCCTGAAGTCGATCAGCCGCGGCTACGCCAGCTTCGATTACCACCAGATCGGCTATCGCGAGGGCGACCTGGTCAAGATGAGCATCATGGTCAATTCCGAACCCGTCGATGCGCTGAGCATGATCGTCCATCGCGGCACCGCGGAATCGCGCGGCCGCGGCATGTGCGAGCGGTTGAAGGACCTGATCCCCCGCCACCTGTTCAAGATTCCGATCCAGGCGGCGATCGGCGGCAAGGTGATCGCGCGCGAGACGATCGCGGCGATGCGCAAGGATGTGACCGCCAAATGCTATGGCGGCGACATCAGCCGCAAGAAGAAGCTGCTCGACAAGCAGAAGGAAGGCAAGAAGCGGATGCGCGAATATGGCTCAGTCCAGATTCCGCAGGAAGCCTTCATCGCCGCGCTGCGCATGGGCGACGAAAGCTGA
- the rplF gene encoding 50S ribosomal protein L6, giving the protein MSRIGKKPVAIPAGVTATIEGGQLSVKGPKGTLALQMRDEISYTLENDGISVQPANKTKAARAFWGMQRTLVQNLITGVTEGFSKKLLITGVGYRANSQGKNLKLQLGYSHDVDYAIPEGIEIKTPDNTTVEISGIDKQKVGQVAAEIRRWRKPEPYKGKGIKYAGEFIFRKEGKKK; this is encoded by the coding sequence ATGAGCCGCATCGGTAAAAAGCCGGTTGCGATCCCCGCAGGGGTGACCGCGACCATCGAAGGCGGGCAGCTGTCGGTCAAGGGCCCCAAGGGCACCCTGGCGCTCCAGATGCGCGACGAGATCAGCTATACGCTGGAAAATGACGGCATCTCCGTGCAGCCAGCCAACAAGACCAAGGCGGCGCGCGCTTTCTGGGGCATGCAGCGGACGTTGGTGCAGAACCTGATCACCGGCGTGACCGAGGGCTTCTCGAAGAAGCTGCTCATCACCGGTGTCGGCTATCGCGCTAACTCGCAGGGCAAGAACCTGAAGCTGCAGCTGGGCTATTCGCATGATGTCGATTACGCGATCCCGGAAGGGATCGAGATCAAGACCCCGGATAACACCACGGTCGAGATCAGCGGCATCGACAAGCAGAAGGTCGGTCAGGTAGCGGCCGAGATCCGTCGCTGGCGTAAGCCCGAACCCTATAAGGGCAAGGGCATCAAATACGCCGGCGAGTTCATCTTCCGCAAGGAAGGGAAGAAGAAGTAA
- the rplR gene encoding 50S ribosomal protein L18, with amino-acid sequence MAKLSLFARRRRRVRTALKAVSGHKPRLSVHRSGRHIYAQVIDDAQGKTLAAASTLDKDVGSKALGKTGASAEAAAEVGKRVAAAATAAGVTRVVFDRGGFLFHGRVKALADAAREAGLEF; translated from the coding sequence ATGGCAAAGCTCTCCCTCTTCGCGCGGCGTCGTCGCCGCGTCCGCACCGCGCTCAAGGCTGTTTCGGGCCACAAGCCCCGTCTGAGCGTCCACCGTTCGGGCCGTCACATCTACGCCCAGGTCATCGACGATGCGCAGGGCAAGACCCTGGCCGCCGCGTCGACCTTGGACAAGGATGTCGGTTCCAAGGCTCTGGGCAAGACTGGCGCCAGTGCTGAAGCCGCTGCCGAAGTCGGCAAGCGCGTCGCCGCTGCGGCGACCGCTGCCGGCGTCACCCGCGTCGTGTTCGACCGTGGTGGCTTCCTGTTCCATGGCCGCGTCAAGGCGCTGGCCGATGCGGCCCGTGAAGCCGGGCTGGAGTTCTGA
- the rplO gene encoding 50S ribosomal protein L15 has protein sequence MTFKLNDIRDNDGARKGRMRVGRGIGSGKGKTAGRGQKGAKARSGVAINGFEGGQMPLHMRIPKRGFNNIFANDYAIVNLGAVQKAIDAGKLDAAATIDQAALNAANLTRGGKDGVRLLAKGELTAKVSFLVAGASKSAIEAVEKTGGKVDVIEVVAAADKAKAKKGTTLAAKKAARKA, from the coding sequence ATGACTTTCAAACTGAACGACATCCGCGACAATGATGGTGCCCGCAAAGGCCGTATGCGCGTTGGACGCGGCATCGGCTCCGGCAAGGGCAAGACCGCCGGTCGCGGCCAGAAGGGCGCCAAGGCGCGTTCGGGCGTCGCCATCAACGGCTTCGAGGGTGGCCAGATGCCGCTCCACATGCGCATCCCGAAGCGTGGCTTCAACAACATCTTCGCGAACGACTATGCGATCGTGAACCTCGGCGCTGTGCAGAAGGCGATCGACGCCGGCAAGCTGGACGCCGCTGCGACCATCGACCAGGCTGCGCTGAACGCCGCCAACCTGACCCGCGGTGGCAAGGACGGCGTCCGTCTGCTGGCCAAGGGCGAACTGACCGCCAAGGTCAGCTTCCTGGTCGCGGGCGCGTCGAAGAGCGCGATCGAAGCGGTTGAAAAGACTGGTGGCAAGGTGGACGTGATCGAAGTCGTCGCCGCTGCCGACAAGGCGAAGGCCAAGAAGGGCACGACCCTGGCCGCCAAGAAGGCCGCTCGTAAGGCCTGA
- the secY gene encoding preprotein translocase subunit SecY, translated as MASRADQLASNLSLAKFSQATDLKKRLWFTLGALIVFRFLSFVPLPGVDPTALSQLYSQTNGGILDIFNTFSGGSLSRMSLIALGVMPYITASIVVQLGASLSPQLAAIKKEGESGRKKLNQWTRYGTVGLTAVQGYFIAVGLESFGAQSGVAAVIEPGVLFRLTAVVSLIGGTMFLMWLGEQITSRGIGNGVSLIIMAGIVAQLPVTLSNLFKSGSEGSISGLLIMFVLVMAVGLILLICFMERAQRRVLIQYPKRQTRQGLMQADRSHLPLKVNTAGVIPPIFASSLLLMPLTISQFAGQTVAGESKWGDFVLTLNQYLSHGSPVYMGLYGLGIVFFCFFYTAVVFNPEETADNLKRNGGFIPGIRPGKNTEHYLDYVLTRITVIGAAYLAFICLVPEFAIARAGIPFYLGGTSLLIVVNVTVDTVTQIQSHLLAHQYGDLIKKAKLKGRLR; from the coding sequence ATGGCATCGAGAGCCGACCAGCTCGCATCCAATCTCAGCCTCGCAAAGTTCAGCCAGGCGACCGACCTCAAGAAGCGCCTGTGGTTCACGCTGGGCGCCTTGATCGTGTTCCGTTTCCTCAGTTTCGTGCCGCTGCCCGGCGTCGATCCGACCGCCCTGTCGCAGCTGTATAGCCAGACAAATGGCGGCATCCTCGACATCTTCAACACCTTTTCGGGTGGGTCTCTGTCGCGCATGAGCCTGATCGCGCTGGGCGTGATGCCCTACATCACCGCGTCGATCGTGGTACAGCTGGGCGCCAGCCTCTCGCCGCAACTCGCGGCGATCAAGAAGGAAGGCGAAAGCGGGCGTAAGAAACTGAACCAGTGGACGCGCTACGGCACGGTCGGCCTGACCGCGGTGCAGGGCTATTTCATCGCGGTTGGCCTTGAAAGTTTCGGCGCCCAGTCGGGCGTGGCGGCCGTGATCGAGCCCGGCGTGTTGTTCCGCCTGACCGCGGTCGTATCGTTGATCGGCGGCACCATGTTCCTGATGTGGCTGGGTGAGCAGATCACCTCGCGCGGGATCGGCAATGGCGTGTCGCTCATCATCATGGCCGGCATCGTCGCCCAGCTGCCGGTGACGCTAAGCAATCTGTTCAAGTCGGGCAGCGAAGGGTCGATCTCCGGCCTGCTCATCATGTTCGTCCTGGTCATGGCCGTCGGCCTGATCCTGCTGATCTGCTTCATGGAGCGCGCGCAACGCCGGGTGCTCATCCAATATCCCAAGCGCCAGACGCGCCAGGGCCTGATGCAGGCCGATCGCAGCCATTTGCCGCTGAAAGTCAACACTGCCGGCGTCATCCCGCCGATCTTCGCGTCCTCGCTGCTGCTGATGCCGTTGACCATCTCTCAGTTTGCGGGTCAGACGGTTGCCGGGGAAAGCAAATGGGGCGATTTCGTCCTGACGCTGAACCAATATCTGTCGCATGGCAGCCCGGTCTATATGGGCCTTTATGGCCTGGGCATCGTCTTCTTCTGCTTCTTCTACACCGCCGTGGTGTTCAACCCGGAAGAGACGGCCGATAATCTGAAGCGCAATGGCGGCTTCATTCCGGGCATTCGTCCGGGCAAGAATACCGAACATTATCTCGATTATGTGCTGACGCGCATCACGGTGATCGGCGCGGCCTATCTGGCCTTCATTTGCCTGGTGCCGGAATTCGCCATCGCACGGGCGGGCATTCCCTTCTACCTTGGTGGGACTAGCCTGTTGATCGTCGTCAATGTTACGGTGGATACCGTGACCCAGATCCAGAGCCATCTGCTCGCTCACCAATATGGCGACCTGATCAAGAAGGCGAAGCTCAAGGGTCGTCTGCGCTAA
- a CDS encoding PH domain-containing protein produces MSDTWLYDEHPAMFRAHPFLFLLLLVSVVGIVAIAIWWVLHKGERLALSERDVLLERGLLAKQRTEIALSSIRSVRITQSLGQRIFGVGHVELFSAGDIAEIAIKNMPRPDRIRAIAAARNVDLLPQR; encoded by the coding sequence GTGAGCGATACCTGGTTGTATGACGAGCATCCCGCCATGTTTCGGGCGCATCCTTTTCTGTTCCTGCTGCTGCTGGTGTCGGTGGTCGGCATCGTCGCGATTGCGATCTGGTGGGTGCTGCACAAGGGCGAACGGCTGGCACTGAGCGAGCGGGACGTGCTGTTGGAGCGTGGGCTGCTGGCCAAGCAGCGGACGGAGATCGCTTTGTCCTCCATCCGGTCGGTGCGCATCACCCAGAGCCTGGGCCAGCGTATCTTCGGCGTCGGCCATGTCGAGCTGTTCAGCGCCGGGGACATCGCCGAAATAGCGATCAAGAACATGCCGCGGCCCGACCGCATCCGTGCGATCGCCGCGGCGCGCAACGTCGATCTGCTGCCGCAACGATAG
- the rpmD gene encoding 50S ribosomal protein L30, with amino-acid sequence MAKIKIKQIGSPIRRPADQKKILIGLGLGKMHRVVELEDTAEVRGAIKKLPHMVAVVEG; translated from the coding sequence ATGGCGAAGATCAAGATCAAGCAGATCGGTTCGCCGATCCGCCGTCCCGCCGACCAGAAGAAGATTCTGATCGGCCTGGGCCTTGGCAAGATGCACCGCGTGGTGGAACTTGAGGACACGGCGGAAGTCCGCGGTGCGATCAAGAAGCTGCCGCACATGGTGGCGGTGGTCGAAGGCTGA
- a CDS encoding adenylate kinase translates to MNIILLGPPGAGKGTQASRLVEQRGMVQLSTGDMLRAAVKAGTPVGLQAKALMESGALVPDEVVSGIIGEALDALAPETGVIFDGYPRTEAQAHSLDTILSDRSRTLDHVIELEVDEDALVERITGRFTCGTCGAGYHDLFHKPKVEDTCDKCGGHEFKRRPDDNEDTVRTRMAEYRAKTAPILPIYEARAIVSRVDGMADMGEVSAAIAIILDGESA, encoded by the coding sequence ATGAACATCATTCTGCTTGGGCCGCCCGGCGCGGGTAAGGGAACGCAGGCGAGCCGACTGGTCGAGCAACGCGGCATGGTGCAGCTGTCCACGGGCGACATGCTGCGCGCCGCGGTGAAGGCGGGGACGCCGGTCGGGCTTCAGGCCAAGGCGCTGATGGAATCGGGCGCTCTTGTTCCTGATGAAGTCGTGTCCGGTATCATCGGCGAGGCACTCGACGCGCTAGCCCCGGAGACAGGCGTCATTTTCGACGGTTATCCCCGGACGGAAGCGCAGGCCCATTCGCTCGACACCATATTGTCGGACCGCAGCCGCACGCTGGACCATGTGATCGAGCTGGAAGTGGACGAGGACGCGCTGGTCGAACGCATCACCGGCCGCTTCACCTGCGGCACCTGTGGTGCGGGCTATCATGACCTGTTCCACAAACCCAAGGTCGAAGATACGTGCGACAAATGCGGCGGTCACGAGTTCAAGCGCCGGCCGGACGATAATGAGGACACCGTGCGCACCCGCATGGCCGAATATCGGGCCAAGACCGCGCCGATCCTGCCGATCTACGAAGCGCGCGCTATCGTGTCGCGGGTGGACGGCATGGCCGACATGGGCGAGGTGAGCGCGGCGATCGCGATCATATTGGACGGCGAGTCGGCCTGA
- a CDS encoding acyltransferase, whose translation MDGSLRARGRLTELDALRGVGALCVLIFHYSTRFHELFPQASHVPFSFPGGNYRVLLFFTISGFAIFFTLDHIRTVADFIVNRFARLYPAYLVAMLLTLGIEYLAHATQLLVGPVAIFANFTMLQGFAFMPEVDGAYWTLTVEIAFYVCMIAIWKFVGVRRLEPVLALWLAARWLFWLWPDMPERIIMLLVLRYTPFFVIGMLAYRLWSGQRTMAQQAPYAALALLSIATMETWDVTIVGCILMAAFLALIHGHLRFLSLRPLIWLGGISYSFYLIHQHVGFVVMLEFAKAGYSPWLGFAAAFTVALTLGTAINRVVERPAGEAIIAWWKRRRDVRLATANAATTQG comes from the coding sequence ATGGACGGATCGCTGCGTGCTCGTGGCCGCTTGACGGAATTGGACGCTTTGCGCGGCGTCGGCGCGCTATGCGTGCTGATCTTCCATTATTCGACCCGCTTCCACGAACTGTTCCCGCAAGCCTCACATGTGCCGTTCAGTTTTCCCGGCGGCAATTATCGCGTCCTGCTGTTCTTCACCATTTCCGGCTTCGCGATCTTCTTCACGCTCGATCATATCCGCACCGTCGCCGACTTCATCGTCAATCGCTTCGCCCGTCTTTATCCCGCTTATCTGGTGGCGATGCTGCTGACGCTAGGTATTGAATATCTGGCGCACGCGACGCAATTGCTGGTCGGGCCGGTCGCGATCTTCGCCAATTTCACCATGCTTCAGGGCTTCGCCTTCATGCCGGAGGTGGACGGCGCCTATTGGACGCTGACGGTCGAAATTGCTTTTTACGTCTGCATGATCGCGATCTGGAAGTTTGTCGGTGTCCGGCGGCTGGAGCCGGTGCTGGCGCTCTGGCTCGCGGCGCGCTGGCTGTTCTGGCTGTGGCCGGACATGCCCGAACGGATCATCATGCTGCTGGTGCTGCGCTATACGCCCTTCTTCGTAATCGGGATGCTGGCCTATCGGCTATGGTCGGGGCAGCGGACCATGGCGCAGCAAGCCCCTTATGCGGCGCTTGCGCTGCTGTCGATCGCGACCATGGAGACATGGGACGTGACCATCGTGGGCTGCATCCTGATGGCGGCCTTCCTTGCGCTCATTCATGGACATTTGCGCTTTCTCAGCCTGCGCCCGCTTATCTGGCTGGGGGGGATCAGCTACAGCTTCTACCTGATCCATCAGCATGTCGGCTTCGTCGTCATGCTGGAATTCGCCAAGGCCGGCTATAGTCCGTGGCTGGGCTTCGCCGCCGCCTTCACCGTGGCGCTGACGCTGGGCACGGCCATCAACCGGGTAGTGGAGCGGCCCGCAGGCGAAGCCATCATCGCCTGGTGGAAGCGTCGCCGCGACGTCCGATTGGCGACCGCCAACGCGGCCACCACCCAGGGCTGA
- a CDS encoding GDYXXLXY domain-containing protein, translating into MTPTRHRLFLAAALLLPLAALAASWAMIHRQAQQGEDWLIPIEGYDPRDLLRGHYVQYRYAWPTAPLRQGESRVDPAYASALCVTGAAPNLQMVRPAAQVQDEAKDCAIILRATLGARQAVRGLESGIFYASQAQALALSAKLADPRLQGLVRVRVRADGVMRPVALDFRPRPKPQAGP; encoded by the coding sequence ATGACGCCAACCCGCCACCGCCTGTTCCTCGCCGCCGCCCTGCTGCTACCGCTCGCGGCGCTGGCCGCAAGCTGGGCTATGATCCACCGGCAGGCGCAGCAAGGAGAGGACTGGCTGATCCCGATCGAGGGCTATGACCCGCGCGACCTGCTGCGCGGCCATTATGTGCAATATCGCTACGCCTGGCCCACCGCGCCGTTACGGCAGGGGGAGAGCCGGGTCGATCCCGCTTATGCCAGCGCCCTGTGCGTAACCGGTGCCGCGCCCAACCTCCAAATGGTCCGCCCCGCCGCGCAGGTGCAGGATGAAGCAAAAGATTGCGCCATCATCCTTCGCGCGACATTGGGCGCGCGACAGGCAGTCCGGGGGCTGGAAAGCGGCATCTTCTACGCCTCGCAGGCGCAGGCGCTCGCCCTGTCCGCCAAGCTGGCCGACCCACGCCTGCAAGGACTGGTCCGCGTCCGGGTCCGCGCCGACGGCGTTATGCGCCCGGTTGCGCTGGACTTCCGTCCCCGTCCGAAACCGCAGGCTGGACCCTAA
- the rpsE gene encoding 30S ribosomal protein S5: MADENTNEVVAPVEGAEATAPTEGRGPGRGRGNRGGGGGNRNDRGGGRGGRRDDRRGGNRDEDQGEELIEKLVHINRVSKTVKGGKRFGFAALVVVGDGKGRAGFGHGKAREVPEAISKATAAAKKAMVRVPLKEGRTLHHDGLGHFGAGKVTVRSAPAGTGIIAGGPMRAVFESLGVADVVTKSNGTSNPYNMIRATFAALVEQTSPKSVAQRRGKKVADLLRRGGASADVAQADAEAIAE; this comes from the coding sequence ATGGCTGACGAAAACACCAATGAAGTCGTCGCACCCGTTGAGGGCGCCGAAGCGACTGCACCGACCGAAGGTCGTGGTCCCGGCCGTGGCCGTGGCAACCGCGGCGGCGGCGGTGGCAACCGCAACGATCGTGGAGGCGGCCGTGGTGGCCGTCGCGATGATCGTCGGGGCGGCAACCGCGACGAGGATCAGGGCGAAGAACTGATCGAGAAGCTGGTTCACATCAACCGCGTCTCCAAGACCGTCAAGGGCGGTAAGCGCTTCGGTTTTGCTGCGCTGGTCGTCGTGGGCGATGGCAAGGGCCGCGCAGGCTTTGGCCATGGCAAGGCGCGCGAAGTGCCCGAAGCCATCAGCAAGGCGACGGCTGCTGCCAAGAAGGCGATGGTCCGCGTACCGCTGAAGGAAGGCCGCACGCTGCATCATGATGGCCTGGGCCATTTCGGTGCGGGCAAGGTGACCGTGCGTTCGGCCCCGGCCGGTACGGGCATCATCGCCGGCGGTCCGATGCGCGCCGTGTTCGAAAGCCTCGGCGTCGCTGACGTCGTGACCAAGTCGAATGGCACGTCGAACCCCTATAACATGATCCGTGCGACCTTCGCGGCGCTGGTCGAACAGACCAGCCCCAAGTCGGTGGCGCAGCGTCGCGGCAAGAAGGTCGCTGACCTTCTGCGTCGTGGTGGTGCGTCCGCTGATGTCGCGCAGGCTGATGCCGAAGCGATTGCGGAGTAA
- a CDS encoding DUF2157 domain-containing protein produces MSKRKLRAWQAAGLIDADTASAIGAWEAAHSRPIGVWAIVGLGALTIGLGLVSIVAANWDAIPGTARLTIHAAMMAALAAWIGWRLPRGDLNPQVSDALLFVAAVLGLTFFGHLGQVYQTSSPLWQPLRAWLLLFSPLLLLFGRGWPVAGLWMAGLIGTLWAHADDHGHLMRAFGRTDPPYPSLYWGLIACPPILVAGAAALMRRRSDRPAFWRLIEQMAVATIFAGVSIILLLRGWDSDSAVLPGSATIHSLALLCAAAAIAYARRTASGRATAALLLVAAVLHLGQALLPDLHGTARAWIASLFFLALWGAVAAAAIHAHWRRIFQTAVALVALRIIILSFELNDDLLGSGVGLILSGLFAMAVAWATIRLSRRYAPRRYNSARGEGT; encoded by the coding sequence ATGTCGAAACGGAAACTCAGGGCGTGGCAGGCGGCGGGGCTGATCGATGCCGATACCGCCAGCGCGATCGGCGCGTGGGAAGCCGCGCATAGCCGGCCGATCGGCGTCTGGGCGATCGTTGGCCTCGGCGCGCTGACGATCGGGCTAGGGCTGGTGTCGATCGTCGCCGCCAATTGGGACGCGATTCCCGGCACGGCGCGGCTGACGATCCATGCCGCGATGATGGCCGCGCTCGCCGCATGGATTGGCTGGCGGTTGCCCAGGGGCGACCTGAACCCACAAGTCAGCGACGCGCTGCTTTTCGTCGCGGCGGTGCTGGGCCTCACCTTTTTCGGCCATCTGGGGCAGGTCTATCAGACCAGTTCGCCGCTATGGCAGCCGCTTCGCGCCTGGCTGCTGCTCTTTTCGCCGCTGCTGCTGCTGTTCGGGCGCGGATGGCCGGTGGCGGGGCTTTGGATGGCGGGGCTAATCGGCACGCTATGGGCGCACGCTGACGACCACGGCCATCTTATGCGGGCATTCGGGCGGACCGATCCACCCTATCCATCGCTCTATTGGGGACTGATCGCCTGCCCGCCGATCCTGGTCGCCGGCGCAGCCGCCCTGATGCGCCGCAGGAGCGATCGGCCCGCTTTCTGGCGGCTGATCGAGCAGATGGCCGTCGCGACGATCTTCGCGGGCGTCAGCATCATCCTGCTGCTGCGCGGCTGGGACAGCGACAGCGCGGTCCTGCCCGGCAGCGCCACGATCCACAGCCTTGCCCTGCTCTGCGCCGCCGCGGCGATCGCTTATGCCCGGCGCACCGCGTCGGGCCGGGCGACCGCGGCGCTGCTGCTGGTCGCGGCCGTGCTGCATCTGGGCCAGGCACTCCTGCCCGACCTGCACGGCACCGCCCGCGCCTGGATCGCCAGCCTGTTCTTCCTTGCGCTTTGGGGCGCGGTTGCCGCCGCGGCGATCCATGCCCATTGGCGGCGCATCTTCCAGACCGCCGTCGCGCTGGTCGCGCTGCGTATCATCATTCTTAGCTTCGAACTGAATGACGATTTGCTGGGCAGCGGCGTGGGGCTGATCCTGTCGGGCCTGTTCGCGATGGCCGTCGCCTGGGCCACGATCCGCCTTTCCCGCCGCTACGCCCCACGCCGCTACAATTCCGCGCGCGGAGAGGGTACATGA
- a CDS encoding CsgG/HfaB family protein has translation MRGLKMLAAASVCLAVTTLPAGAADKGSSGRQAQTKKQMEIPRCTKRLGTVAIVEPDNQWWRELNLGSPEAIIKLFVQQSGCFGLVNRGRSMASRNLERAMADSGELQAGSNLGKGQVKAADYFIQPDIVTTNKNSGGNAIGGMLGGMLGGRIGGALLGGISIKKSEANVMLSVVNARTTEEEVMAEGYFRKSDLSFGGGGGLGWMGGLAAVGGGGYQNTDIGQVIVLAYLDAYTKMVTQMGGLPENAAAAAPVAQ, from the coding sequence ATGCGTGGATTGAAGATGCTGGCCGCCGCGTCAGTTTGCCTTGCCGTAACGACGCTGCCGGCGGGGGCTGCGGACAAAGGCTCCTCCGGGCGTCAGGCCCAGACCAAGAAGCAGATGGAAATTCCCCGCTGCACCAAGCGGTTGGGCACGGTCGCGATCGTCGAACCGGACAATCAATGGTGGCGTGAACTGAATCTGGGCAGCCCGGAAGCGATCATCAAATTGTTTGTCCAGCAATCGGGCTGCTTTGGCCTGGTCAATCGCGGCCGCTCCATGGCGAGCCGCAATCTGGAACGCGCCATGGCGGATTCGGGCGAATTGCAGGCCGGATCGAACCTGGGCAAGGGCCAGGTCAAGGCGGCGGATTATTTCATCCAGCCCGATATCGTGACCACCAACAAGAATAGCGGCGGCAACGCCATTGGCGGGATGTTGGGCGGGATGCTGGGTGGCCGCATCGGCGGCGCGCTGCTCGGCGGCATCTCGATCAAGAAGAGCGAGGCCAATGTCATGCTCTCCGTCGTCAATGCCCGCACGACCGAGGAAGAGGTGATGGCCGAGGGCTATTTCCGTAAGTCGGACCTCAGCTTCGGCGGGGGCGGCGGCCTCGGCTGGATGGGTGGTCTGGCTGCCGTCGGCGGCGGCGGTTATCAGAATACCGATATCGGTCAGGTGATCGTGCTGGCCTATCTGGACGCCTATACCAAGATGGTGACGCAGATGGGCGGCCTGCCCGAAAATGCGGCCGCCGCGGCGCCCGTCGCGCAATAA